From a single Phragmites australis chromosome 7, lpPhrAust1.1, whole genome shotgun sequence genomic region:
- the LOC133924580 gene encoding large ribosomal subunit protein eL14z gives MPFKRFVEIGRVALVNYGKDYGRLVVIVDVVDQNRALVDAPDMVRCQINFKRLSLTDIKIDIKRVPKKTTLIKAMEEADVKSKWENSSWGKKLIVQKRRAALNDFDRFKVMLAKIKRGGAIRQELAKLKKEVAAA, from the exons ATG CCGTTCAAGAGGTTCGTGGAGATCGGGCGGGTGGCCCTGGTGAACTACGGCAAGGACTACGGCCgcctcgtcgtcatcgtcgatGTCGTCGACCAGAACAGG GCACTTGTGGATGCCCCTGATATGGTCCGTTGCCAGATAAACTTCAAGCGGCTTTCCCTGACTGACATCAAGATTGATATTAAGCGTGTCCCAAAGAAGACTACATTGATTAAGGCCATGGAGGAAGCTG ATGTGAAAAGCAAGTGGGAGAATAGCTCTTGGGGCAAGAAGCTGATTGTCCAGAAGAGGAGAGCAGCACTCAATGACTTTGACAGGTTCAAGGTCATGTTGGCGAAGATCAAG AGAGGCGGTGCTATCAGGCAAGAGCTCGCTAAGCTTAAGAAGGAGGTTGCTGCTGCTTAG